A part of Candidatus Electrothrix aestuarii genomic DNA contains:
- the prs gene encoding ribose-phosphate diphosphokinase: protein MTRRENIFLIATQDTIPLADKVAAELRVVRTPMICKQFADGERYHAFPCDVSGRDIIIIGATHTDEAIQELIDLIAGGRYWNARSVNVVIPYLGYSTMERSKPESGEIPKGITRTRQIFRTRPNYVAFVDLHSEAVLHAHSGEVRTRHLWTETLAAQKIRDMDLKDYVLVSPDYGFSKRVALLAGILKCPHTAANKDRYDIDQTIVSQLSSAVKGRTAIICDDMIRTGGSMLQTAERCYEAGAVDVMVMATHLLLSGDSRERFKEQGIHRIIGADTFPGTQKDDLLEVYSVAPIIASELIHYLRIV, encoded by the coding sequence ATGACCAGACGAGAAAATATTTTCCTCATAGCAACCCAGGATACAATCCCCTTAGCAGATAAGGTCGCCGCAGAACTGCGGGTGGTACGCACCCCCATGATTTGCAAGCAGTTTGCTGATGGTGAAAGATACCATGCTTTTCCCTGTGATGTTTCAGGGCGGGATATTATTATAATTGGTGCAACCCATACCGACGAAGCCATTCAGGAGCTGATTGATCTGATTGCAGGTGGGCGCTATTGGAATGCCCGAAGCGTGAATGTGGTGATCCCCTATCTCGGGTATTCCACTATGGAACGCTCTAAGCCCGAGTCCGGCGAGATTCCCAAGGGAATTACCCGCACCCGCCAGATTTTCCGCACCCGTCCCAATTATGTGGCCTTTGTCGATCTTCATTCCGAGGCTGTCCTTCATGCTCATTCCGGTGAAGTCCGCACCCGCCATCTCTGGACCGAGACATTGGCTGCGCAAAAAATTCGTGATATGGATCTGAAGGACTATGTGCTGGTCTCTCCAGATTACGGATTCAGTAAGCGGGTGGCCCTGTTGGCTGGTATCCTTAAATGTCCGCATACTGCCGCCAATAAGGATAGGTATGATATTGATCAGACCATTGTGAGCCAACTTTCCAGTGCAGTGAAGGGAAGGACCGCTATTATCTGTGATGATATGATCCGGACCGGTGGCTCCATGCTCCAGACAGCGGAACGCTGCTATGAGGCTGGCGCGGTTGATGTCATGGTTATGGCAACCCATCTGCTGCTTTCTGGGGATTCCCGTGAGCGCTTTAAGGAACAGGGTATTCATCGGATTATCGGGGCAGATACCTTCCCTGGCACCCAAAAGGATGATCTGTTGGAGGTGTACTCGGTTGCTCCGATTATCGCCTCAGAGCTGATCCATTATTTGCGGATTGTTTGA
- a CDS encoding RimK family alpha-L-glutamate ligase produces the protein MKLAILSCNAHSYSTRRLREAAVQRGHNVKVLNTMKFALDLDQGMPDLFFRQKHLSQYDAVLPRIGASITYYGTAVVRQFEQMDVFCANSSASIANSRDKLRSLQILSRHSVGIPPTAFVRDKKDVLPAIERVGGAPVVIKLIEGTQGIGVILAHTLSTAAGIVELLQSQKQSVLIQKFVKESKGRDIRAFVVGDRVVGAMRRVAQGQEFRSNVHRGGITEPVELDELYTDTAVRAAQILGLRVAGVDLLEGKDGPQIMEVNSSPGLEGIEGCTQLDIAGSIIDYIAAQVDFPEIDLRQRLTVSSGYGVAEIYIPEGSEYIGKTIAESQLREKDIVVLTLHRNAKVIPNPKPSRELLAGDRLLCFGKLELMRDMTPAKTQRKRRPRVKRLPELPVADEVKESETAEAVCIPEHTDTSDYE, from the coding sequence ATGAAACTCGCTATTCTCTCATGCAACGCCCACAGCTATAGTACCCGTCGACTCCGTGAAGCAGCGGTGCAAAGAGGACATAATGTAAAGGTTTTAAATACCATGAAATTCGCCCTGGACCTGGATCAGGGCATGCCGGATCTCTTTTTTCGACAAAAGCACCTTTCCCAATATGATGCAGTCCTGCCGAGAATCGGCGCCTCTATTACCTACTACGGCACAGCGGTGGTCAGGCAGTTCGAGCAGATGGATGTGTTTTGCGCCAACTCATCGGCCAGCATTGCAAATTCCAGAGATAAGTTACGCAGCTTACAGATACTCAGTCGGCATTCCGTGGGTATTCCGCCAACAGCCTTTGTCCGGGACAAAAAGGACGTGCTCCCGGCCATTGAGCGGGTGGGTGGTGCCCCTGTTGTGATCAAGTTGATTGAGGGGACCCAGGGTATCGGGGTGATCTTGGCGCATACCCTCAGTACGGCTGCCGGTATTGTCGAGTTGTTGCAAAGCCAGAAGCAGAGTGTCCTTATTCAGAAATTTGTTAAGGAGAGTAAGGGCAGGGATATTCGGGCCTTTGTTGTGGGAGATCGGGTGGTAGGAGCAATGCGCCGGGTGGCCCAGGGCCAGGAGTTTCGCAGTAACGTTCACCGAGGTGGTATTACCGAACCTGTGGAGCTTGATGAGCTGTACACTGATACTGCTGTTCGAGCTGCCCAAATACTCGGTCTCCGGGTGGCGGGAGTGGATCTGCTGGAAGGAAAGGACGGTCCGCAGATTATGGAGGTAAATTCCTCACCAGGCCTGGAGGGCATTGAGGGCTGTACTCAGCTGGATATTGCTGGCTCAATTATTGACTACATCGCCGCCCAAGTGGATTTTCCCGAGATTGACCTGCGGCAGCGCTTAACCGTGAGCAGCGGCTATGGGGTGGCGGAAATTTATATCCCTGAGGGCTCTGAATATATAGGTAAAACGATTGCTGAGTCTCAGCTGCGGGAAAAAGACATCGTCGTGCTGACTCTGCATCGCAACGCCAAGGTTATACCGAATCCCAAACCGAGCCGGGAGCTGCTGGCAGGTGACAGGCTGCTCTGTTTCGGCAAGCTGGAGCTGATGCGCGACATGACACCGGCAAAGACCCAGCGAAAACGACGCCCGAGGGTCAAGAGGTTACCTGAGCTGCCTGTGGCCGATGAGGTGAAAGAAAGCGAGACGGCTGAGGCAGTTTGTATACCTGAACATACGGATACCTCTGATTATGAATAA
- a CDS encoding CHAT domain-containing protein: MSFDFNAIKIEEAKKKWGEINDKLSRLEKQRVQETRAEEIFRLEQLIKKEKEERQQLEQELAELQKGGSPAASQSTPEQEPSSSSTDKTTILFLAANPMNTARLRLDEEVKKISNDLRLSKERDNLILSQEWAVTSDSLMQAILDTSPQIVHFSGHGELEGICLDDGRGMEKMVSAAALANLFRLFKDSVQCVLLNACYSLAQAEAIKEHIPHVIGMSSAIPDTAAISFASGFYKAVGAGRDIPFAFELGKAAVLMQGEEGDELPRLL; encoded by the coding sequence ATGTCTTTTGATTTTAACGCCATAAAAATCGAAGAAGCGAAGAAAAAATGGGGAGAGATTAATGATAAGTTGAGCCGACTAGAAAAGCAGAGAGTTCAAGAAACCCGTGCTGAAGAAATTTTCCGTCTGGAGCAACTCATCAAGAAAGAAAAGGAAGAGCGGCAGCAACTGGAACAGGAGCTGGCGGAATTGCAGAAAGGAGGGAGTCCGGCAGCCAGTCAGAGTACGCCGGAGCAGGAACCTTCTTCTTCAAGCACCGACAAAACCACCATCCTCTTTCTCGCTGCAAACCCCATGAACACAGCCCGCCTTCGTCTGGACGAAGAGGTCAAAAAAATATCCAACGACCTGCGACTTTCCAAGGAGCGCGACAACCTTATCCTCAGCCAGGAATGGGCTGTTACCTCGGACAGCCTGATGCAGGCCATCCTGGATACCAGCCCGCAGATAGTCCATTTTTCTGGACATGGAGAGCTGGAGGGTATTTGCCTGGATGACGGGCGCGGCATGGAAAAAATGGTTAGCGCAGCAGCCCTGGCAAACCTGTTCCGTCTGTTCAAGGACAGTGTCCAGTGCGTTTTGCTCAATGCCTGCTACTCCCTGGCCCAGGCCGAGGCCATTAAGGAGCATATTCCTCATGTCATCGGCATGTCATCGGCCATACCTGATACTGCTGCGATCTCTTTTGCCAGTGGCTTTTATAAGGCTGTTGGTGCCGGTCGCGACATCCCCTTTGCCTTTGAGCTTGGCAAGGCCGCCGTGTTGATGCAGGGGGAAGAGGGCGATGAGTTACCTCGGTTGCTCTGA
- a CDS encoding glycerol kinase, whose translation MKKISTSQLAKSQGMAPKDLFALLSEQGLIERDENAWILTRKGEERGGEYKESQKYGRYIVWPETFELNESALEPPPKSDSSTGKMLTSTAIGKHFDLSATKVNFILSEIGWIKKGLKGWLVTEHGQRQGGQQAEDQRSGVPYAKWPESLLNSKSLMETVDHVKGTYSEQENEQDQSDEVEKKATDFREKFEAKHRATDGHFVRSKAEMLIDNWLYMAELVHAYERKLPVEENVYSDFYIPTGKVYIEYWGYENDEKYLNRKKVKQEIYQKYGFNLIELEDKDVQNLDDILPRLLLKFGVQAY comes from the coding sequence ATGAAAAAAATATCCACAAGTCAGTTGGCAAAATCGCAGGGAATGGCTCCAAAAGACCTTTTTGCGCTTTTGTCAGAGCAAGGATTGATTGAACGTGATGAAAATGCTTGGATATTGACTCGGAAAGGGGAAGAGAGAGGAGGGGAGTATAAGGAGTCTCAAAAATATGGAAGATATATCGTATGGCCAGAAACATTTGAATTAAATGAAAGTGCTTTGGAACCGCCACCGAAATCTGATTCAAGTACTGGGAAAATGCTTACTTCGACGGCGATAGGAAAGCATTTTGATCTTTCTGCAACCAAAGTCAACTTTATCCTTTCGGAAATAGGTTGGATAAAAAAAGGATTGAAAGGCTGGCTGGTTACTGAGCATGGGCAGCGGCAGGGAGGGCAGCAGGCTGAAGATCAACGATCCGGGGTGCCTTATGCGAAATGGCCCGAAAGTCTGTTGAATTCTAAATCACTTATGGAGACCGTCGATCATGTAAAGGGAACTTATTCTGAGCAGGAAAACGAACAGGATCAGAGTGACGAAGTTGAGAAAAAGGCAACAGATTTTAGGGAAAAGTTCGAAGCAAAGCATCGAGCGACGGACGGGCATTTTGTACGTTCAAAAGCTGAAATGTTGATAGACAATTGGTTGTATATGGCTGAACTTGTTCACGCCTATGAGCGTAAGCTTCCTGTGGAGGAGAATGTCTACAGTGATTTTTATATCCCCACAGGAAAAGTTTATATAGAATACTGGGGATACGAAAACGATGAAAAATATTTGAACAGGAAAAAGGTTAAGCAGGAAATATATCAGAAATACGGGTTTAATCTTATCGAGCTGGAAGATAAAGATGTTCAGAATCTTGACGACATTCTGCCGCGTTTACTTCTGAAGTTCGGTGTTCAGGCATATTAA
- the fic gene encoding protein adenylyltransferase Fic → MQDIDKQSLHNAYRLFETGDIDQCEIGTTKGLQQIHHYLFHGLYDFAGEIRANNIAKGNFRFANSLYLNEILIKIEQMPEGTFEEIIAKYVEMNIAHPFMEGNGRAMRIWLDMILKTQLKKVVNWQFVDKVLYLQAMERSPVNDLEIRTLLSANLTKKVNDREIIFKGIDQSYYYEGVIGDPKAPV, encoded by the coding sequence ATGCAAGATATCGATAAACAAAGTCTCCATAACGCGTATCGTCTCTTTGAAACCGGCGATATTGATCAATGTGAAATCGGCACAACAAAGGGCCTGCAACAAATTCATCATTATCTTTTTCATGGCCTGTATGATTTTGCCGGAGAAATAAGGGCAAACAACATCGCAAAAGGTAACTTCAGGTTTGCCAACTCTCTGTACCTGAATGAAATATTGATAAAAATCGAGCAGATGCCGGAGGGTACCTTTGAAGAGATCATAGCTAAATATGTGGAGATGAATATCGCCCACCCTTTCATGGAGGGAAATGGGCGAGCTATGCGTATTTGGCTGGATATGATATTGAAAACACAATTGAAAAAAGTGGTCAATTGGCAGTTTGTAGATAAGGTGCTGTATTTGCAGGCAATGGAGAGAAGTCCGGTCAATGATTTGGAAATTAGAACTCTCCTATCAGCAAATTTAACCAAGAAGGTTAACGATCGGGAAATTATCTTTAAAGGGATAGATCAGTCTTATTATTATGAAGGAGTAATAGGGGATCCGAAAGCGCCGGTATAA
- the rsmG gene encoding 16S rRNA (guanine(527)-N(7))-methyltransferase RsmG, producing MCDKKQFLSGLNTLGLSLPQEQLDGLLLYCQELQKWSQRINLIARNTSARDIVEKHFLDSLTLLPIIQQYSAENGQDKNARSTLMDVGTGAGFPGLVLAAALPELTVTLVEPRQKRVSFLRHIVRTLGLANVQIMDQRIEQDQIWDGPEYSFVTSRAVAAKETFLPMIEGVASRNTVVIMMGATGEAPKANQDGQGEQGAPGWISLGEHKFSLPFSGDPRVLTLLQKAS from the coding sequence ATGTGTGATAAAAAACAATTTCTCAGTGGTCTGAATACGCTTGGCCTCTCGCTCCCGCAGGAGCAGCTTGATGGGCTCCTTCTCTATTGCCAGGAGCTACAAAAATGGAGTCAGCGGATCAACCTGATTGCCCGCAATACCAGCGCAAGGGATATCGTGGAAAAGCACTTTCTCGATTCCCTGACTCTGCTGCCGATTATTCAGCAATACAGCGCGGAGAACGGCCAGGACAAGAACGCTAGATCAACCCTCATGGACGTGGGCACGGGAGCTGGTTTTCCTGGCTTGGTGCTGGCCGCAGCCCTGCCGGAGCTGACCGTCACCCTAGTTGAACCTCGGCAGAAGCGGGTCTCCTTTTTGCGCCATATCGTCCGCACCCTGGGGCTCGCTAATGTCCAGATCATGGATCAACGGATTGAGCAGGACCAGATTTGGGATGGCCCAGAATACAGCTTTGTCACCAGCCGGGCCGTGGCCGCAAAGGAGACCTTCCTCCCCATGATTGAGGGTGTTGCCAGCAGAAATACGGTGGTGATCATGATGGGCGCAACAGGCGAAGCCCCTAAAGCGAACCAGGATGGGCAGGGAGAGCAGGGGGCTCCGGGCTGGATATCCCTGGGCGAGCACAAGTTTTCTCTCCCTTTCTCCGGTGATCCACGCGTCTTGACCCTGTTGCAAAAGGCCAGCTAA
- a CDS encoding Fic family protein: MESYTPPLTLTSRILDVVEQVGEILGHLQVNREQQVAPHLRRDNRIRTVQASLAIEGDTQNLEQVTAVLAGKRVLGTPKEVQEVRNSFLAYEQLGQWQPGELAHLCEAHKVLMTALLDEPGKLRRGSVGIKRQGEVIHVAPPAENLPALPNSLLNWLATTDLQPLVASSVFHYELEFIHSFMDGNGRLGRLWQTLILGQWRSIFFFIPIETVVHDRQEEYYRALRQSDSEGESTCFVEFMLFAMLAACEELSTPEVTPEVAPEVQQLLGVLEGEMNRRAIQEELGLKAEKNFRLLYLRPALDAGLIEMTIPDKPRSSKQCYRLTSAGQAVRRKRVGDG, translated from the coding sequence ATGGAAAGCTATACACCGCCTTTAACACTCACTTCGCGCATTCTTGATGTGGTGGAGCAGGTAGGCGAGATTTTGGGGCACCTCCAGGTTAACCGAGAGCAACAGGTTGCGCCCCATTTGCGGCGTGATAATCGTATCCGTACTGTTCAGGCATCACTTGCCATAGAGGGGGACACCCAGAATTTAGAGCAGGTAACAGCCGTGTTGGCCGGTAAACGGGTGCTGGGTACCCCGAAGGAAGTGCAGGAGGTGCGGAATAGCTTTCTTGCCTATGAACAGCTGGGGCAATGGCAACCGGGAGAATTGGCGCATCTGTGCGAGGCCCATAAGGTGCTCATGACGGCCCTTCTGGATGAGCCCGGTAAGCTGCGTCGCGGAAGCGTGGGGATCAAACGGCAGGGTGAGGTGATTCATGTAGCTCCTCCTGCGGAAAATCTGCCTGCTTTGCCGAACTCCCTGCTGAATTGGTTGGCTACGACGGACCTCCAGCCCTTGGTTGCCAGCTCAGTATTCCATTACGAGCTTGAATTCATTCACTCCTTTATGGATGGTAATGGTAGGCTGGGGCGGCTTTGGCAAACCCTGATTCTGGGGCAATGGCGATCAATCTTCTTTTTCATTCCCATTGAAACGGTGGTTCATGATCGACAGGAGGAATATTATCGAGCCTTACGCCAGAGCGATAGTGAAGGTGAGTCCACTTGTTTTGTTGAATTCATGCTTTTCGCGATGTTAGCGGCCTGCGAGGAACTATCTACACCCGAAGTCACACCCGAAGTCGCACCCGAAGTGCAGCAGCTGCTTGGAGTGCTTGAGGGCGAGATGAATCGTCGGGCGATTCAGGAAGAGTTGGGTTTGAAAGCGGAAAAGAATTTTCGGTTGCTCTATCTCCGCCCGGCCCTGGATGCGGGCTTGATAGAGATGACCATCCCGGATAAACCGCGCAGTTCCAAGCAATGCTATCGTTTGACCTCGGCGGGGCAGGCTGTGCGCAGGAAAAGAGTAGGGGATGGCTAG
- the asd gene encoding aspartate-semialdehyde dehydrogenase, producing MKKVGIIGWRGMVGSVLMERMHEEDDFKDIEPLFFSTSQAGQDGPEINGTTYKLLDAHDLNLLKEADILLSCQGGGYTTEVHPKLRGEGWEGYWIDAASTLRMEENAIIVLDPVNREVIDKGLADGIKDYVGGNCTVSLMLMALAGLFEKGWVEWITSQTYQAASGAGAKNMIELVDQMRLIGENAQNVLDDHESALKVDENVTDSIRSPRFLTKQFGAPLAASLIPWIDREMENGQTREEWKGISETNKILGNTAENQIPIDGCCVRVGSMRCHSQAFTIKLKQDIPLEDIEEAIVSHNKWVYLVANTKEETVNKLTPTRVTRTLDIPVGRLRKMNLGPEYLSAFSVGDQLLWGAAEPVRRMLRIALEYLG from the coding sequence ATGAAAAAAGTAGGTATAATCGGTTGGCGAGGCATGGTGGGGTCCGTGCTGATGGAGCGCATGCATGAGGAAGATGATTTCAAGGATATTGAGCCCTTGTTTTTCTCTACTTCCCAGGCAGGCCAGGATGGCCCCGAGATTAATGGCACTACCTATAAACTGCTTGATGCCCATGATCTGAACCTGCTCAAGGAAGCCGATATTCTGCTCTCCTGTCAGGGGGGGGGGTATACCACAGAGGTACATCCAAAATTGCGCGGCGAGGGCTGGGAGGGGTACTGGATTGATGCGGCATCTACTCTGCGTATGGAAGAGAATGCCATCATTGTTCTGGACCCGGTAAATCGCGAGGTGATTGACAAGGGCTTGGCTGATGGTATCAAGGATTATGTGGGCGGTAACTGCACTGTCTCCCTGATGTTGATGGCCTTGGCCGGTCTTTTTGAAAAGGGCTGGGTTGAGTGGATTACCAGTCAGACCTATCAGGCCGCCTCTGGTGCTGGCGCCAAGAATATGATTGAGCTGGTGGATCAGATGCGTCTGATCGGTGAGAATGCCCAGAACGTGCTGGATGATCACGAGTCAGCGTTAAAAGTTGATGAAAATGTCACGGACTCGATCCGCAGCCCCCGTTTTCTGACCAAACAGTTTGGAGCGCCCTTGGCAGCCAGCCTTATTCCCTGGATTGACCGGGAGATGGAAAACGGCCAGACCCGTGAGGAGTGGAAAGGTATCAGTGAAACCAATAAGATCCTGGGGAATACTGCGGAGAATCAGATTCCCATTGACGGTTGTTGTGTGCGGGTCGGCTCCATGCGTTGTCATAGCCAGGCCTTTACCATCAAGCTGAAGCAGGATATCCCTCTGGAGGATATTGAGGAGGCCATTGTCAGCCATAATAAATGGGTCTACCTGGTTGCTAACACCAAGGAAGAAACCGTGAATAAGCTGACCCCCACTCGCGTTACCCGAACCCTGGATATCCCGGTAGGCCGCCTGCGCAAGATGAACCTTGGGCCTGAGTACCTGAGCGCTTTCAGCGTTGGCGATCAGCTCCTTTGGGGGGCTGCTGAGCCGGTACGTCGCATGCTGAGAATTGCCCTTGAGTATCTTGGGTAA
- the leuB gene encoding 3-isopropylmalate dehydrogenase, with protein MSKKVAVLAGDGIGPEVMAEAIKVLDAAQAKFGFSLEYEAADVGGIAIDNHGHALPKSTLDVCEAADAILFGSVGGPKWESLPPAEQPERAALLPLRKHFDLFCNLRPARVFKSLAAACPLRPDIVGDGFDVLVVRELTSGIYFGTPKGREGSGADEMAYDTMVYKRSEIERIARMAFEAARVRNKKVTSVDKANVLTTMVLWREVVMEVAKDYPDVELNHIYVDNATMQLVRWPQQFDVMLCGNMFGDIVSDEAAMLTGSMGMLASASLNSDNFGLFEPAGGSAPDIAGKGIANPIAQILSAAMMLRYSLEQDDAATAIENAVSAALDKGVMTADIATKGCSPVNTKEMGDAIIAAL; from the coding sequence ATGAGCAAGAAAGTAGCAGTACTGGCCGGAGATGGTATCGGCCCGGAGGTAATGGCAGAGGCTATTAAGGTTCTGGATGCAGCGCAGGCCAAGTTCGGTTTTTCCCTGGAATATGAGGCCGCAGACGTGGGTGGTATTGCCATTGATAATCATGGGCACGCTCTCCCCAAGTCGACCCTGGATGTCTGCGAGGCAGCGGATGCCATCCTCTTCGGTTCTGTAGGTGGTCCGAAATGGGAAAGTCTGCCCCCGGCAGAACAGCCGGAGCGTGCTGCCCTGTTGCCTTTGCGTAAACATTTTGATCTGTTCTGCAATCTGCGTCCAGCCCGTGTCTTCAAGTCACTGGCAGCAGCCTGTCCCCTGCGCCCGGATATCGTTGGTGATGGCTTTGATGTCCTGGTGGTTCGCGAGTTGACCTCTGGTATCTATTTCGGTACCCCTAAGGGACGGGAAGGTAGCGGCGCTGACGAGATGGCCTATGATACAATGGTCTATAAGCGCTCTGAGATTGAGCGCATTGCCCGCATGGCCTTTGAGGCAGCTCGGGTGCGCAATAAGAAAGTCACTTCTGTGGATAAGGCCAATGTCCTGACCACGATGGTGCTGTGGCGCGAGGTGGTCATGGAAGTGGCAAAGGATTACCCGGATGTGGAACTGAATCATATCTATGTGGACAATGCCACTATGCAGCTGGTCCGCTGGCCCCAGCAGTTTGATGTAATGCTTTGCGGTAATATGTTCGGTGATATTGTCTCAGATGAAGCAGCTATGCTCACCGGCTCTATGGGGATGCTTGCTTCTGCCAGCCTGAATAGCGATAATTTTGGACTCTTTGAACCAGCTGGTGGATCTGCCCCGGATATTGCCGGTAAGGGTATTGCTAACCCCATTGCTCAGATTTTGTCCGCAGCTATGATGCTTCGCTACAGCCTGGAACAGGATGATGCGGCCACAGCTATAGAGAATGCGGTATCTGCGGCCCTGGACAAGGGAGTCATGACAGCGGATATCGCCACCAAAGGGTGTTCTCCTGTCAATACCAAGGAAATGGGTGATGCCATTATTGCGGCATTATAA
- the nhaA gene encoding Na+/H+ antiporter NhaA has protein sequence MKKATKFIIEFFKIEAAGGILLMATAALAVLCANIPGVNHLYEGLLHLYPLAWIPGIKEIGLNLSLHHLVNDGLMAIFFFLVGLELKREMLEGELSDRQNIMLPVIGAVGGMLVPALIYSALNMGDAMAMRGWAVPTATDIAFALGVLTLLGSGVPNSLKVFLTSLAIFDDLGAVLIIAFFYTSEIFAVPLAVVAGCAVVLAVMNRMQVTAKAPYLLVGAIMWFATLKSGVHATIAGVLLAMFIPLSSKKNPDVSPLKSLEHSLHSLVAYFILPVFAFANSGLNLKGVGMDQVLHTVPLGIVLGLFVGKQLGVFGLCFLSLKLKIAQLPKGINIGHLYGASLLCGIGFTMSLFIGGLAFQGGEKVFDERIGIILGSLISGAAGYAVLKMVTKKGVVGKDLA, from the coding sequence ATGAAAAAGGCGACAAAGTTCATTATTGAGTTTTTTAAGATAGAGGCTGCCGGGGGGATACTCCTGATGGCGACGGCAGCCTTGGCTGTACTCTGCGCAAATATTCCAGGGGTGAATCATCTCTATGAGGGGCTGCTCCATCTTTATCCCCTGGCCTGGATACCGGGCATCAAGGAAATCGGGCTGAATCTTTCGCTGCATCATCTTGTGAATGATGGCCTGATGGCGATCTTCTTTTTTCTGGTGGGCCTGGAGTTAAAACGGGAAATGCTGGAAGGCGAGCTCTCGGACAGGCAGAATATCATGCTCCCGGTGATAGGGGCAGTCGGTGGAATGCTGGTCCCGGCCCTTATCTACTCAGCCCTGAATATGGGCGATGCAATGGCGATGCGCGGCTGGGCCGTACCCACGGCAACGGATATTGCCTTTGCCCTGGGCGTCCTGACCCTGCTGGGCTCCGGGGTGCCGAATTCCTTAAAGGTCTTCCTGACTTCCCTGGCTATTTTTGATGATCTGGGTGCTGTATTGATCATAGCCTTCTTTTATACCAGTGAGATTTTTGCTGTGCCCCTGGCCGTGGTTGCGGGCTGTGCTGTGGTGCTGGCTGTGATGAACCGGATGCAGGTGACGGCAAAGGCACCTTATCTCCTGGTTGGAGCAATAATGTGGTTTGCCACCCTGAAGTCTGGGGTTCACGCCACCATAGCCGGTGTGCTGCTGGCCATGTTCATTCCCCTTTCCTCGAAAAAGAATCCTGATGTCTCTCCTCTGAAGAGCCTGGAGCATAGTCTCCACTCGCTTGTTGCATACTTTATCCTGCCGGTATTCGCCTTTGCCAATTCCGGCCTTAATCTCAAGGGCGTGGGTATGGATCAGGTGCTACATACGGTACCACTCGGCATTGTCCTTGGTCTTTTTGTGGGTAAACAACTCGGTGTCTTCGGGCTCTGTTTCCTCTCCCTCAAGCTGAAGATTGCTCAGTTGCCCAAGGGAATTAACATAGGGCATCTCTACGGGGCCTCTCTTCTCTGCGGAATCGGTTTTACCATGAGTCTGTTTATCGGTGGGCTGGCTTTTCAGGGCGGAGAGAAGGTCTTTGATGAGCGGATCGGTATCATTCTGGGCTCTCTCATTTCCGGTGCAGCTGGTTATGCAGTGCTGAAGATGGTGACGAAGAAGGGAGTTGTTGGGAAAGATCTGGCGTAG
- a CDS encoding deoxyribonuclease IV translates to MPQLGAHESIAGGLHLAFDRIRQVDGTALQIFTRNQRQWKAAPVDDAEVTAFQQAWQEAGQMPVASHASYLINLASSKEEQAAKSITAFVAELQRCARLGVPYLVFHPGSHGGAGVEAGLENVVAHLDRMIELAGSDCEQVKILLETTAGQGTALGSRFEELAWILEQSRFPEQLGVCVDTCHIFAAGYDIRTPEAFTATFEEFEQVIGTERIHFFHLNDSKKSLASRVDRHEHIGKGEIGLTGFELLLNDPRFRNHPMTLETPKGDDLAEDRENIALLRSLCR, encoded by the coding sequence ATGCCACAACTCGGAGCCCACGAATCCATAGCAGGCGGACTGCACCTCGCCTTTGACCGCATCCGCCAAGTCGACGGAACAGCTTTACAGATCTTCACCCGAAACCAGCGCCAGTGGAAGGCAGCCCCTGTGGACGATGCAGAGGTCACGGCCTTTCAGCAGGCATGGCAGGAGGCAGGCCAGATGCCTGTGGCCTCCCATGCCTCGTATCTGATCAACCTGGCAAGCAGCAAAGAGGAACAGGCTGCAAAATCCATTACCGCCTTTGTTGCGGAATTGCAACGCTGCGCCCGGCTTGGAGTGCCTTATCTGGTTTTTCATCCTGGCAGTCATGGTGGTGCCGGGGTGGAGGCAGGCTTGGAGAATGTTGTCGCACATCTGGACCGGATGATTGAGCTGGCAGGCTCGGACTGTGAGCAGGTCAAGATTCTGCTTGAGACCACTGCCGGACAGGGAACCGCATTGGGCAGTCGTTTTGAGGAGTTGGCCTGGATTTTAGAGCAGAGTCGCTTCCCTGAACAGCTTGGTGTCTGCGTGGATACCTGTCACATCTTTGCCGCAGGCTATGATATCCGTACGCCTGAGGCCTTCACCGCTACCTTTGAGGAGTTTGAGCAGGTCATCGGTACCGAGCGGATTCACTTTTTCCATCTCAATGATTCCAAGAAGTCCCTGGCCTCACGGGTGGATCGGCATGAACATATCGGAAAGGGGGAGATTGGCCTGACAGGCTTTGAACTCCTGCTGAACGATCCCCGTTTCCGTAATCACCCCATGACGCTTGAAACACCCAAGGGGGATGATTTGGCGGAGGATCGGGAGAATATTGCGCTGTTGCGGTCGCTTTGCCGTTGA